GCGCGCACAGCTCGGCGAGCAGCTCCGGACCGTACGCGACGCCGCCGGCCTCCGGATAAAGCAAAAAACCGATCACCGGCAGTCCGGCGGCCGCGGAAACCTCGGTGTGCAACCGAATTGTCCGCTCGGCGCGAGTCGGCACCGGCTCCAGGCTCGGCGCCGGAAACACCATCAGCGCGTCCGCGCCGCCGGCGGCCGCCTCCTCGGCGACTCGTTGCGTACTCACCAGCTCGGCGGCGAAATCGCCGACCGCGTCCGGCCGCGGCCCGACCGCCGCGACCACCGGACCGGTCGTCACCGTACGAAAAGCCGCCAACACCGCCTTTCGCTCGGCGTCGGACAGCAGCAGGCCACGCGCCGTGTGAGCCCATACGCAGATGCCGTCAACGCCGCCGGCGATCGCGGTGGCGTAGTTTTCCAGATCTTGTTGGACAATCCGGCCGGTGTCGTCCCGTGGCGTCGCCGGCGCGGCCAGCAAGGCGCCGCGCACCGCGTTGGCCATCGTCGTGGAGTCCACCATCGCATCCTCGCATGCCTGATCCCGGAGTGCCTGTGAACATCCTTGTCGACGTGTCGCCGTATCTGCGCGACAGGTTCTTCGCCGACGGC
The nucleotide sequence above comes from Fodinicola acaciae. Encoded proteins:
- a CDS encoding dihydrodipicolinate synthase family protein, producing the protein MDSTTMANAVRGALLAAPATPRDDTGRIVQQDLENYATAIAGGVDGICVWAHTARGLLLSDAERKAVLAAFRTVTTGPVVAAVGPRPDAVGDFAAELVSTQRVAEEAAAGGADALMVFPAPSLEPVPTRAERTIRLHTEVSAAAGLPVIGFLLYPEAGGVAYGPELLAELCARPEVLGVKLATLYDAMACQDAIAAIHSSGALAITGEDRMFGPSLMWGADAALVGIAAAGTAVSRALMRTWFAQDAKGFLVASDRLDRLAVATFRAPMDGYVQRMLWVAEREGILPARSAYDPHGVRLPASERAEIHAAYDALTAS